The Maridesulfovibrio ferrireducens genome has a segment encoding these proteins:
- a CDS encoding methylenetetrahydrofolate reductase has product MKIVDLIEKNKPFLSLEFFPPKDKESWPAFFEVVKKLKVLNPLFASVTYGAGGGSQSSSLEIVKQMKQDMGIEPLAHLTCVGASPENISDFINSLREAGVENILALRGDAPKDVEGFDFNTQAFKQASDLVTYVKDQHPGMGIGVAGYPEAHLESPSIKEDFKWMKYKVDEGGQFIITQLFFDNRVYFDFCERLVGMGINVPVVPGVLPIMSLKSAKFILSLCGAAIPGKYLSALEKAHADGGDEAVYRLGIDYATKQAQGLLDGGAPGVHLYTLNRAKACLEIGQALKF; this is encoded by the coding sequence ATGAAAATAGTTGATTTGATCGAAAAAAATAAGCCGTTTCTCTCTTTAGAGTTTTTTCCTCCTAAGGATAAAGAATCATGGCCTGCCTTTTTTGAGGTTGTTAAAAAGTTAAAGGTGCTGAATCCTCTTTTTGCTTCTGTTACTTATGGAGCAGGGGGCGGTTCTCAAAGCAGTTCGCTTGAAATTGTTAAGCAGATGAAACAGGACATGGGTATTGAGCCTCTTGCTCATTTAACGTGTGTTGGGGCAAGTCCTGAAAATATAAGTGATTTCATTAATTCACTTCGTGAAGCAGGGGTAGAAAATATTCTTGCGCTTCGCGGGGATGCTCCCAAAGATGTTGAAGGTTTTGATTTCAACACACAGGCTTTCAAACAGGCCTCAGATCTCGTTACCTATGTTAAAGATCAACATCCGGGTATGGGAATAGGCGTTGCCGGATATCCTGAAGCTCACCTTGAATCTCCTTCAATTAAAGAAGATTTTAAGTGGATGAAATATAAAGTTGATGAGGGCGGGCAATTCATTATTACTCAGCTCTTTTTCGATAATAGAGTTTATTTTGACTTCTGCGAAAGACTTGTCGGAATGGGGATCAATGTTCCGGTTGTTCCGGGCGTGTTGCCTATTATGAGCCTTAAGTCAGCCAAATTTATTCTTTCACTGTGCGGAGCTGCGATTCCCGGTAAATATCTCAGCGCGCTTGAAAAAGCACATGCTGACGGGGGAGACGAAGCTGTTTATCGTCTTGGAATAGATTACGCCACAAAGCAGGCTCAGGGTCTTCTCGACGGCGGGGCTCCCGGAGTTCATTTATATACTTTGAACAGAGCAAAGGCATGTCTTGAAATCGGACAGGCTTTGAAGTTTTAA
- a CDS encoding aspartate-semialdehyde dehydrogenase, with product MSTKNPRVAVVGATGAVGREMLKVLEQRNFPASEVVPFSSARSAGTKVTYMDKELTVIELKEDSFEGFDIALFSAGGSTSEKFAPLAAKAGCVVIDNSSAWRMDPKIPLVVPEVNPEDLDWHPGIIANPNCSTIQLVVALKPIHDKAKIKRVVVSTYQAVSGTGQKAINELETQVSRLFNGKEVVSDVYPHQIAFNCLPQIDVFLDNDYTKEEMKMVNETKKIMGDDSIKLTATTVRVPVFYGHSESVNIETVEKLSAVECRNILANFPGITIIDYPEKGHYPMAIDCAGEDDVFVGRIREDDTIDNGLNMWIVADNIRKGAALNTVQIAETLIERGLVRVV from the coding sequence ATGAGTACTAAGAATCCCAGAGTTGCTGTTGTCGGTGCTACAGGTGCGGTCGGTCGCGAAATGCTTAAAGTTCTTGAGCAGAGAAATTTTCCCGCATCTGAAGTTGTTCCTTTTTCTTCTGCCCGTTCCGCAGGAACAAAAGTTACTTATATGGATAAAGAGTTGACCGTTATTGAGCTTAAAGAAGATTCATTTGAAGGATTTGACATAGCTCTTTTTTCAGCTGGCGGCAGCACTTCCGAGAAGTTTGCACCTCTGGCAGCTAAGGCTGGCTGTGTTGTTATTGATAATTCCAGCGCTTGGAGAATGGACCCTAAGATTCCTCTTGTTGTGCCCGAAGTTAATCCCGAAGACCTTGACTGGCACCCCGGCATAATCGCCAATCCGAATTGTTCTACGATTCAGCTTGTTGTCGCTCTTAAGCCTATTCATGACAAAGCTAAAATCAAACGTGTCGTAGTGTCTACTTATCAGGCTGTATCCGGCACAGGTCAAAAAGCTATCAATGAGCTTGAAACTCAGGTCAGCAGACTTTTTAATGGCAAAGAAGTTGTTTCTGATGTTTACCCGCATCAGATTGCGTTCAACTGTCTGCCTCAGATTGATGTCTTCCTTGATAATGATTACACTAAGGAAGAAATGAAAATGGTTAATGAAACTAAAAAAATTATGGGCGACGACTCTATTAAGCTTACAGCCACAACAGTTCGCGTACCTGTTTTCTACGGTCATTCAGAGTCCGTAAATATTGAAACAGTTGAAAAATTGAGTGCTGTTGAGTGTAGAAATATTCTCGCTAATTTCCCCGGAATAACTATCATCGATTACCCCGAAAAGGGGCATTACCCTATGGCAATTGATTGCGCCGGTGAAGATGATGTTTTTGTCGGTAGAATTCGTGAAGATGACACTATTGATAACGGTCTTAATATGTGGATCGTTGCTGACAACATTCGCAAGGGCGCTGCTCTTAACACTGTACAAATTGCCGAAACTCTCATCGAGCGCGGTCTTGTCCGTGTAGTTTAG
- a CDS encoding aminotransferase class IV, whose translation MIKKVGSEEYIDAMLASMRAGTDKVCAFYEHRIGLVCTDPKLMLMPWDDHLVHRGDGVFETMKFVNGKLYQLDPHLRRMKRSASTIHLQPPCSWEELADIVLDVCGASGCDSGLVRVLLGRGGGGFGINPYECPVPSLYIVVYKYEPKPEEWYEKGLTAFKSSIPAKQPYLATIKSIDYLPNVLMMFDAMKEGFDLPFCFDRLGFLAEGATENVCIVDAGGTLKVPEFSNALAGTTLLRAIQLIADEVPVDYCAISEEDILLAKEVIVCGTSNDAVGVVRFNKKPIHDVRPGPVCKRMRELLAKDLEENGTVLKKY comes from the coding sequence TTGATAAAAAAAGTAGGTAGCGAAGAATATATCGATGCTATGCTTGCCTCCATGCGTGCAGGAACTGATAAAGTTTGTGCTTTTTATGAGCATAGAATCGGGCTTGTTTGCACTGATCCTAAGTTAATGCTTATGCCGTGGGACGATCATCTGGTTCATCGCGGGGATGGTGTTTTTGAAACCATGAAGTTTGTAAATGGCAAATTGTATCAACTTGACCCGCATCTGCGCAGAATGAAAAGATCCGCTTCTACGATACACCTTCAGCCTCCTTGTTCATGGGAGGAGCTTGCTGATATTGTTCTGGATGTGTGCGGAGCTTCCGGTTGTGATTCCGGTCTTGTGCGTGTTCTGCTGGGTAGAGGCGGGGGCGGATTCGGTATCAATCCTTATGAATGTCCGGTTCCTTCATTATATATTGTTGTTTATAAATATGAGCCTAAGCCTGAAGAGTGGTATGAAAAGGGGCTTACAGCATTTAAATCCTCAATTCCTGCAAAGCAGCCTTATTTAGCGACAATCAAATCAATTGATTATCTACCGAATGTTTTAATGATGTTTGATGCAATGAAAGAAGGATTTGATTTGCCTTTCTGTTTTGACCGTCTTGGATTTTTAGCAGAAGGCGCAACGGAGAATGTCTGCATAGTTGATGCGGGCGGGACACTTAAAGTCCCAGAGTTCTCCAATGCTCTTGCAGGAACAACACTGCTTCGTGCCATTCAGTTGATAGCTGATGAAGTTCCTGTTGATTACTGCGCCATTTCCGAGGAAGACATACTCCTCGCAAAAGAGGTCATTGTTTGTGGAACATCAAATGATGCAGTCGGGGTTGTCAGATTTAATAAAAAACCGATCCATGATGTTAGACCCGGTCCTGTGTGTAAACGTATGCGCGAATTACTCGCTAAAGATCTAGAAGAGAATGGAACTGTTTTGAAGAAGTACTAA
- a CDS encoding CatA-like O-acetyltransferase — translation MTNTTESALTTDSIMHNLDMDNWERSEHFTFFQSMKSCQYGFTIQQDITEFCELRKRIKSSAKSIRFSDALYFFATKSANALPEFRTRIVDGKPVIYDKVHPAFTYIPKGRSLHANCLAQYADNYAKLTENIEFSRQNADNNPSLTPKGGDKQNLLYFSINNGVAFTSATNPWGDCNEDSVPRILFGQVTKNAENKKILPVSIELLHSLADGRHIAEFFKLFGEMCSNPEKHINI, via the coding sequence ATGACCAATACAACTGAATCAGCCCTTACAACAGACAGCATCATGCATAATTTGGATATGGATAATTGGGAAAGAAGCGAGCATTTTACTTTTTTCCAGTCCATGAAATCATGTCAGTACGGCTTTACCATACAACAGGACATCACAGAATTTTGCGAGTTAAGAAAAAGAATCAAGTCATCCGCAAAATCAATCAGATTTTCAGATGCTCTTTATTTCTTTGCAACAAAATCAGCCAACGCCCTACCTGAATTTCGAACAAGAATCGTAGATGGAAAACCTGTTATTTATGACAAAGTTCATCCAGCCTTCACATATATTCCAAAGGGACGTTCACTGCATGCAAACTGTTTGGCACAATACGCTGATAATTATGCAAAACTTACAGAAAACATAGAATTCTCACGTCAAAATGCGGATAACAATCCAAGCCTGACACCTAAAGGCGGAGATAAACAAAATCTTTTATATTTCAGCATTAACAATGGAGTAGCTTTCACTTCTGCCACAAACCCTTGGGGTGACTGCAACGAAGACTCCGTTCCGAGAATACTATTCGGACAGGTTACAAAAAATGCAGAAAACAAAAAAATTCTGCCTGTCTCCATAGAACTGCTTCACAGTCTAGCCGATGGCAGACATATTGCCGAATTTTTTAAATTATTCGGAGAAATGTGCTCTAATCCAGAAAAACATATAAATATCTAA
- a CDS encoding glycosyltransferase → MTKRAYTVAPVDDSGQFVDARISIEGKVWHLWGRRGAEREEALASVSEETGVKLPVVFGAGLGVCIKKLLERGPVAVVDSDPQIAELTGADCFREHPQVLWLDGEPAEVLGKLIKWQKDNGGSSFDLIKMPLYLRLDPDWYVTIANTLEAAEKADTVPDFWEEVKYPKFQNVKPKVLFFNRPYFLTGEIISALDRLGISYRSVDIGMGYTVRDGFVEDLLKAVVEFKPDFALTVNHFGVDREGKLTDLLLKLKLPLASWFVDNPHLVLYRYKNVSSELTSIFTYDAGNLSVMQDKGFDNVFYLPLATDPCRFKAGKPGKDSWCSQVSFVGNSMVDAVSNSLADANLPRNIKDRYPQLAAEFGNADDLSVEKYLEKRHPDLLEIVEEFKADEQKLSFEALITWEATRQYRLSCIEAILDFNPLIVGDPGWHVLLDKNGWRYLPSLDYYADLPAFYPMSDVSFNCTSRQMKGAVNQRIFDVPACGGFILTDYREQMENLFEPDSEIISYSNVKEIPQIMERCLGDKKMREKVSAAARKRILSEHTYEHRLLSILDKMRKTFG, encoded by the coding sequence ATGACAAAACGAGCATATACTGTCGCGCCTGTTGATGATTCCGGTCAATTCGTGGATGCACGAATTTCGATCGAAGGCAAGGTATGGCATCTCTGGGGTCGCAGGGGTGCTGAGCGCGAAGAAGCTCTTGCGTCTGTTTCTGAAGAAACCGGCGTGAAGCTTCCTGTTGTTTTCGGGGCAGGATTAGGTGTTTGCATTAAGAAACTGCTTGAGCGCGGTCCCGTGGCAGTTGTTGATAGCGATCCTCAGATTGCGGAACTGACTGGTGCGGACTGTTTTCGAGAGCATCCACAGGTTTTATGGCTTGATGGAGAGCCTGCGGAAGTTTTAGGCAAGCTTATAAAATGGCAGAAAGATAATGGCGGAAGCTCGTTTGATCTTATTAAAATGCCATTATATTTGCGCCTTGATCCTGACTGGTATGTAACTATTGCTAATACTCTTGAGGCTGCGGAAAAGGCTGATACAGTTCCTGATTTCTGGGAGGAAGTAAAATATCCTAAATTTCAAAATGTGAAACCTAAAGTCCTTTTTTTTAATAGACCGTATTTTTTAACCGGTGAAATTATTTCAGCTTTGGATCGTTTAGGTATTTCTTATCGCAGTGTTGATATTGGCATGGGATATACTGTTCGCGATGGTTTTGTTGAGGATTTGTTAAAGGCGGTTGTTGAGTTTAAGCCTGATTTTGCACTCACCGTTAATCATTTCGGGGTGGACAGAGAAGGGAAGTTGACTGATCTGCTTTTAAAGTTGAAATTGCCCTTAGCTTCATGGTTTGTGGATAATCCTCATTTAGTGCTTTATCGCTACAAAAATGTATCATCTGAGCTTACCTCTATATTTACTTATGATGCGGGTAATTTGTCGGTAATGCAGGACAAGGGTTTTGATAATGTTTTTTATTTACCGCTTGCGACAGACCCTTGCAGATTTAAAGCTGGCAAACCCGGTAAAGACAGTTGGTGTTCGCAAGTTTCCTTTGTGGGTAATTCCATGGTTGATGCGGTTTCAAATTCGCTTGCAGACGCAAATTTGCCTAGAAATATTAAAGATAGATATCCACAGTTAGCGGCTGAATTCGGCAATGCTGACGATCTCTCCGTTGAAAAATATTTAGAAAAAAGACATCCTGATTTATTAGAAATTGTCGAAGAATTTAAAGCTGATGAACAAAAACTTTCTTTTGAAGCTTTGATAACATGGGAGGCGACCCGTCAATATCGTCTTTCCTGTATTGAAGCTATTCTTGATTTTAATCCATTGATCGTCGGGGACCCGGGATGGCATGTCTTACTTGATAAAAATGGTTGGCGTTATCTTCCTTCTTTGGACTATTATGCTGATCTTCCAGCTTTTTACCCTATGTCCGATGTCAGTTTTAACTGCACCAGCAGGCAGATGAAGGGAGCTGTGAATCAGCGTATTTTTGATGTTCCGGCGTGTGGCGGGTTTATCTTGACTGACTATCGCGAGCAAATGGAGAATCTTTTTGAACCTGATAGTGAGATTATTTCCTATAGTAATGTTAAAGAAATACCTCAGATAATGGAAAGATGTCTCGGTGATAAAAAAATGAGAGAGAAAGTTAGTGCTGCTGCTCGAAAAAGGATATTATCCGAACATACGTATGAGCACAGGCTACTAAGTATTTTGGATAAAATGAGGAAAACCTTCGGGTAA
- a CDS encoding glycosyltransferase family 2 protein, whose protein sequence is MTGSFWDFLDTESRYRLLVSGHGKPHLMDTASRILNSAENGKENASLIDLGVDLLLTAWESSPLDGQLATNLLAINQQLNFLPAQLTEALSFVSSNNSVPENISFLQRLIAKDDKEKLLEYLGSQTVREPENIFWLSHFLDLSFFLGRYDLAQDAVSRGWPSAMKIIQNKYSGDVAFCTGDYELAENIYADVSDDTLILGESLLRLAEVLERMGRREEAMILWRDRMTARPWQVNTWFKVFDKIFESTGKRLLDGNVAVCLYTYEKAKDFNATMESLANSLLENVQVFALNNGSKDDTKQVLEHWKEKLGESLTVINLPVNIGAPAARNWLKTLDEIKAFEYVAYLDDDALIPEDWQAHFSRAVASYPDAGVWGCKVVNDGQEEVIQHADLHLRETPRDFKDSMRGFEFSYLDPHNQDLDYGQFDFCRPCVSVTGCFHLFRQSTLNEIGDFDLRYSPTQYDDVDHDLMLAVSGKSAVYQGSLKVLHKRKSGSAIALSSAAKGSGAGNMLKLESKYSTAEVSKIIKYDIEKLEKDFTEKSLKIASVLQSMA, encoded by the coding sequence ATGACAGGATCTTTTTGGGATTTTTTAGACACAGAATCTCGGTATAGGCTTTTGGTTTCCGGACATGGAAAACCACATTTGATGGATACCGCCAGCAGAATTTTAAATTCCGCTGAAAATGGTAAAGAGAACGCGTCCTTAATCGATCTCGGCGTGGATCTGCTTTTAACCGCGTGGGAATCCAGTCCGCTTGACGGACAGCTTGCAACTAATCTTCTTGCAATTAATCAGCAGCTTAATTTTTTACCGGCCCAGCTAACCGAAGCTCTTTCTTTTGTTTCATCAAATAATAGTGTGCCAGAAAATATAAGTTTTTTGCAGCGTCTTATTGCTAAAGATGACAAAGAAAAGCTTCTTGAATATTTAGGAAGTCAAACTGTTCGTGAACCTGAAAATATATTTTGGTTATCTCATTTTCTCGATTTGTCATTTTTTCTTGGACGTTATGACTTGGCGCAAGATGCTGTTTCCCGGGGCTGGCCTTCAGCAATGAAAATTATTCAAAATAAGTATTCAGGTGATGTCGCTTTTTGTACGGGCGATTATGAACTTGCCGAAAATATTTATGCCGACGTATCTGATGATACGCTTATTTTGGGTGAAAGCCTTTTGAGGCTGGCCGAAGTGCTTGAGCGCATGGGACGCAGAGAAGAGGCGATGATATTGTGGCGGGACCGGATGACAGCTCGTCCGTGGCAGGTAAATACATGGTTCAAGGTCTTTGATAAAATATTTGAAAGTACCGGAAAGAGGCTTCTCGATGGTAATGTCGCGGTCTGCCTTTACACTTATGAGAAGGCAAAGGACTTTAATGCAACGATGGAGAGTTTAGCGAATTCACTTCTTGAAAACGTACAGGTTTTTGCTCTTAATAATGGTAGTAAGGATGATACAAAACAAGTTCTAGAGCATTGGAAAGAAAAGCTCGGAGAGAGTTTAACCGTTATCAATCTACCTGTGAATATAGGGGCTCCTGCTGCACGGAACTGGCTTAAGACTTTGGATGAGATTAAAGCGTTTGAGTATGTAGCTTATCTTGATGATGACGCACTTATTCCAGAAGATTGGCAGGCTCATTTCAGCAGGGCGGTAGCTTCATATCCTGATGCCGGGGTCTGGGGGTGTAAGGTTGTTAATGACGGACAGGAAGAAGTTATTCAGCACGCTGATTTACATCTGAGAGAAACTCCCCGCGACTTTAAAGACAGTATGCGCGGATTTGAATTCTCTTATCTGGACCCGCACAATCAGGATCTGGATTATGGTCAGTTTGATTTTTGCCGGCCGTGCGTGTCGGTGACAGGGTGTTTTCATTTGTTTCGACAGTCTACTCTAAATGAAATAGGTGATTTTGATCTTAGATATTCACCGACTCAATATGATGATGTTGATCATGATTTAATGCTGGCGGTTTCGGGTAAGTCTGCTGTTTATCAAGGAAGTTTGAAGGTCTTACATAAGCGCAAGTCCGGATCAGCTATTGCTTTAAGCTCTGCAGCAAAAGGTAGCGGAGCAGGTAATATGCTCAAGCTTGAATCAAAGTATTCAACTGCGGAAGTTTCAAAAATTATAAAATACGATATTGAAAAATTGGAAAAAGACTTTACAGAAAAATCATTAAAGATTGCGTCGGTATTGCAAAGCATGGCATAA
- a CDS encoding YgdI/YgdR family lipoprotein, producing MKKIISILVVCTALFAFSGCGSTHYTVTKTDGSTIVSVGEPNYFDKSKSYELKDLDGQKVILKREDVKEIKENKD from the coding sequence GTGAAAAAAATTATTTCAATTTTGGTTGTTTGTACCGCTTTATTTGCTTTTTCAGGATGTGGTTCGACACATTACACTGTTACAAAAACTGACGGTTCTACAATTGTATCCGTTGGTGAACCAAACTATTTTGATAAGTCTAAAAGTTATGAATTAAAAGATTTAGATGGGCAGAAAGTAATTTTAAAACGCGAAGATGTTAAAGAAATTAAAGAAAATAAAGATTAA
- a CDS encoding glutamine synthetase III — protein sequence MSSNKSRQNAITAVTNYTPPSTTLNFADIKPTDLFGCNVFNDKVMKERLPKGIYKSLKKTIEHGEAIDPSIADTVAYAMKEWAMSKGATHYTHVFYPLTGSTAEKHDGFLSPDGKGSAIAEFEGKLLIQGEPDASSFPNGGLRTTFEARGYTAWDVTSPAYILENPNGTFLCIPTAFVSWKGEALDKKTPLLRANQVINTQAQRILKIFGDKSGNRVISNAGAEQEYFLIDRNFYFARPDLQLAGRTLFGAKPAKGQELDDHYFGAIPRRVLSFMMDAEHELYKLGVPVKTRHNEVAPGQFEIAPVFEHANLATDHNQMLMTVLKSTAKKHGMVCLLHEKPFAGINGSGKHLNYSLSCEGHGSLFDPGENPHKNAQFLIFCAAAIRAVHRHSKLLRAVVASASNDHRLGANEAPPAIMSIFLGKHLTEIFQKIQEGNSPTPTSSGFLKVGVDTLPTLPRDAGDRNRTSPFAFTGNRFEFRAVGSNASIAGPQVALNSMFSESLDFIATELENATKGDQSKLNAAVQKVIKDIMDNHSSILFDGDGYSAEWHKEATEERGLPNLPTSAEAIPAITAPEVIEMFTKYNVFTKEELESREEIYLEQYNQAIMTEAALVVKIAKTQIFPGAVRYQNELASTCANMKTIGVPFTTDVLEDVTENLRKMQAAVVNLQKIMENNTESEVGKQANYLCYKALPAMLEVRKYADYLEDVVADDLWSLPSYSEMLFIK from the coding sequence ATGAGTTCGAACAAGTCTCGTCAGAACGCAATCACAGCGGTAACTAACTATACCCCTCCTTCAACGACACTAAACTTCGCCGATATTAAACCGACAGACCTTTTCGGCTGCAATGTTTTCAACGATAAAGTAATGAAAGAGAGACTTCCTAAAGGAATATACAAATCTCTTAAGAAAACTATCGAGCATGGGGAAGCAATTGATCCTTCGATAGCCGACACCGTTGCCTACGCAATGAAAGAATGGGCTATGTCGAAAGGCGCAACTCATTATACTCATGTCTTCTACCCACTCACAGGATCAACTGCAGAAAAACATGACGGATTTCTCAGCCCTGACGGAAAAGGAAGCGCTATCGCCGAATTTGAAGGTAAACTACTCATTCAGGGTGAACCGGACGCATCCAGCTTCCCTAACGGTGGACTGCGCACCACATTTGAAGCGCGCGGTTACACCGCTTGGGATGTGACAAGCCCCGCATACATCCTGGAAAACCCAAACGGAACCTTCCTTTGCATTCCGACTGCGTTTGTATCTTGGAAAGGTGAAGCTCTTGATAAGAAAACTCCTCTGCTCAGAGCAAATCAGGTTATAAACACACAGGCACAGCGCATTTTAAAAATTTTCGGAGACAAATCCGGAAACCGTGTTATCTCCAATGCCGGTGCAGAGCAGGAATACTTCCTTATAGATAGAAACTTTTACTTTGCCCGCCCCGACCTCCAGCTTGCAGGAAGAACTCTTTTCGGTGCCAAACCTGCTAAAGGTCAAGAACTGGACGATCATTACTTCGGAGCAATTCCCCGCCGCGTCCTTTCTTTTATGATGGATGCTGAGCACGAACTGTACAAACTGGGCGTACCTGTTAAAACTCGTCATAATGAAGTTGCTCCCGGACAGTTTGAAATTGCACCTGTCTTCGAACATGCCAACCTCGCAACCGATCACAACCAGATGCTTATGACCGTTCTTAAAAGCACCGCTAAAAAACATGGTATGGTTTGTCTGCTGCATGAAAAACCATTTGCAGGAATTAACGGTTCCGGCAAACACCTTAACTACTCACTAAGTTGCGAAGGACACGGCAGCCTTTTTGATCCAGGTGAAAATCCACATAAAAATGCTCAGTTCCTGATATTCTGTGCTGCGGCAATTCGCGCTGTACATCGTCACAGCAAACTTCTTCGCGCGGTAGTAGCTTCTGCAAGCAACGACCATCGTCTTGGTGCTAACGAAGCTCCACCTGCAATCATGTCAATATTCCTTGGAAAACACCTCACCGAGATTTTCCAGAAAATTCAGGAAGGCAACTCTCCTACTCCTACAAGCTCAGGTTTCCTGAAAGTCGGTGTTGACACACTGCCTACGCTCCCTAGAGATGCAGGTGACCGTAACCGCACAAGCCCATTTGCTTTCACTGGAAACCGATTTGAATTCAGAGCTGTCGGTTCCAACGCATCCATTGCAGGTCCACAGGTTGCATTAAACTCTATGTTCTCTGAATCCTTAGACTTTATTGCAACTGAGCTTGAAAATGCGACAAAGGGTGATCAATCTAAACTTAATGCAGCTGTACAAAAAGTAATCAAAGACATTATGGATAATCATAGCTCCATCCTCTTTGACGGAGACGGATACTCAGCAGAATGGCACAAAGAAGCAACAGAAGAACGCGGACTGCCTAACCTGCCCACATCCGCAGAAGCAATTCCTGCGATTACTGCTCCTGAAGTTATTGAAATGTTCACTAAGTACAATGTCTTCACAAAAGAAGAACTTGAAAGCCGTGAAGAAATATACCTTGAGCAGTACAATCAGGCTATTATGACTGAAGCCGCTCTTGTTGTTAAAATTGCAAAAACTCAGATATTCCCAGGAGCTGTCCGCTACCAGAATGAGCTGGCTTCAACATGTGCTAACATGAAAACAATCGGTGTACCTTTTACTACCGACGTTCTTGAAGATGTAACTGAGAACCTGAGAAAAATGCAGGCAGCAGTTGTTAATCTTCAGAAGATCATGGAAAACAACACTGAATCCGAAGTTGGAAAACAGGCTAATTACCTCTGCTACAAAGCATTGCCCGCAATGCTGGAAGTCCGCAAATATGCTGATTACCTCGAAGATGTTGTAGCAGATGATCTCTGGTCTCTCCCAAGCTACTCAGAAATGCTCTTCATCAAATAA
- the glnH gene encoding glutamine ABC transporter substrate-binding protein GlnH: MKNLLSLIVAALLTVLMVGSAFADKITVACDTSFPPFEFKDPETGKHTGFDVELWDAIAKKIGADYTLQPMDFNGIIPGLQSNQVDVGIAGMTIKPARSKVVDFSDPYYNAGLLILVKDSENSIKDIKDLKGKIVATKLGTTSADFVKANSGAKEVKLFPNSDAMFMELMAGGADAVMFDSPVIGDFARKASKGQVKVVGPLYQGQSYGIAFPKGSKLVTKVNTALKALRDSGEYRTLYIKWFGSEPK; encoded by the coding sequence ATGAAAAATTTGTTGTCACTTATTGTTGCTGCGCTGTTAACAGTATTGATGGTCGGATCAGCTTTTGCTGATAAAATAACTGTTGCCTGTGATACCAGTTTTCCTCCTTTTGAATTTAAAGATCCTGAAACGGGAAAGCATACAGGGTTTGATGTTGAGCTTTGGGACGCAATTGCAAAAAAAATCGGAGCTGATTATACATTACAGCCTATGGATTTTAATGGAATTATTCCCGGACTCCAGTCCAATCAGGTTGATGTAGGTATTGCCGGAATGACCATTAAACCTGCTCGTTCCAAAGTTGTCGATTTTTCAGATCCCTATTATAATGCCGGTCTTCTGATTCTCGTTAAAGATAGCGAAAATTCCATTAAAGACATTAAAGATCTGAAAGGAAAAATTGTTGCAACTAAACTCGGAACTACTTCCGCTGACTTCGTTAAAGCTAACAGCGGTGCTAAAGAAGTTAAACTTTTCCCCAACAGTGACGCAATGTTCATGGAACTTATGGCTGGCGGTGCTGACGCAGTAATGTTCGACTCTCCTGTTATCGGAGATTTCGCGCGTAAAGCTTCTAAAGGTCAGGTCAAAGTTGTTGGTCCTTTATATCAGGGGCAGTCTTACGGAATCGCTTTCCCTAAAGGCAGCAAGCTTGTAACAAAGGTTAATACTGCTCTGAAAGCTCTTCGCGACAGTGGTGAATACCGCACACTTTATATTAAATGGTTTGGATCCGAGCCTAAATAA
- a CDS encoding amino acid ABC transporter permease: MAFVFETSVFWDTFPMLMRGLKLTVEIAVGGLFFGFILGSLAGLMKLARSLLVRKLAGVYVEAIRGTPMLVQAMFLYYGVPMAVGIRIAPITAGIIIIAINSGAYIAEIVRGAVQSINPGQVEAGRSIGLTRSQTMLYVVWPQALKRMIPPLGNQFIISLKDTSLLMVIGVGELMRTGQEITSVNFRAFEVYLAVACVYLVMTLSIAQGMKMLEKKLNTTRR; this comes from the coding sequence ATGGCGTTTGTATTTGAAACTTCAGTGTTCTGGGATACTTTTCCCATGCTCATGCGTGGTCTTAAACTTACTGTTGAGATCGCTGTTGGGGGATTGTTTTTCGGGTTTATACTCGGAAGTCTTGCAGGTTTAATGAAACTGGCACGGTCCCTTTTGGTAAGAAAACTTGCCGGCGTTTATGTTGAAGCGATTCGCGGAACTCCGATGCTGGTTCAAGCAATGTTTCTTTATTACGGTGTTCCGATGGCTGTAGGCATAAGAATAGCACCGATTACTGCCGGTATTATCATTATTGCTATTAATTCCGGTGCGTATATAGCTGAAATTGTGCGCGGTGCTGTGCAGTCCATTAATCCCGGACAGGTTGAGGCCGGACGTTCTATAGGTCTCACCCGTTCCCAGACAATGCTTTATGTTGTCTGGCCTCAGGCGTTGAAGCGTATGATTCCTCCCTTGGGTAATCAGTTTATCATCAGTCTGAAAGATACTTCTTTATTGATGGTTATCGGTGTCGGTGAGCTTATGAGAACAGGGCAGGAGATTACTTCCGTCAATTTCAGGGCGTTTGAAGTTTATCTGGCTGTTGCATGTGTGTACCTTGTCATGACTCTTTCAATTGCACAGGGTATGAAAATGTTGGAAAAAAAGCTTAACACCACCCGGAGATAA